In Reichenbachiella agarivorans, one genomic interval encodes:
- the ung gene encoding uracil-DNA glycosylase translates to MNVKIHESWKNRLNNEFQRPYFQSLTSFVRSEYETKKVYPKAKDIFNAFKYSPFDQTRVVIIGQDPYHGDGQAHGLCFSVNEGIKPPPSLQNIFKEIQEDIGTPIPTSGNLERWAHQGVLLLNATLTVQAQQPGSHQKKGWEEFTDAVIQLLSDEKENLVFLLWGAYAQKKGAIIDQTKHLVLESAHPSPFAVHRGFFGNKHFSKTNTYLKEKGLPIINW, encoded by the coding sequence ATGAATGTAAAAATTCACGAAAGCTGGAAAAATAGACTGAACAATGAGTTTCAAAGACCTTATTTCCAGTCACTTACCTCTTTTGTAAGATCAGAATACGAGACTAAAAAAGTATATCCAAAAGCAAAGGATATATTCAATGCCTTTAAATATTCTCCATTTGATCAAACCCGTGTGGTGATCATTGGACAAGACCCATATCATGGCGATGGTCAGGCTCATGGGTTGTGTTTTTCTGTCAATGAAGGCATAAAACCACCTCCTTCTCTCCAGAATATATTCAAAGAAATCCAAGAAGACATAGGCACGCCTATTCCAACCAGTGGAAACCTAGAAAGATGGGCACATCAAGGAGTACTACTCCTCAACGCCACACTGACCGTGCAAGCTCAGCAACCTGGATCACACCAAAAAAAGGGTTGGGAAGAGTTTACAGATGCCGTCATCCAATTGTTGTCTGATGAAAAAGAGAATTTGGTTTTTTTACTTTGGGGAGCCTACGCTCAAAAAAAAGGCGCAATCATTGATCAAACTAAACACTTGGTACTAGAGTCTGCTCACCCCTCTCCTTTTGCGGTTCACAGAGGATTCTTTGGCAACAAACACTTCAGCAAAACCAATACATATTTGAAAGAAAAAGGCTTACCAATCATTAATTGGTAA
- a CDS encoding O-methyltransferase, giving the protein MNLQTALFRAYRYLIYWLLKQDEHALQAPYIYSFYRHVLTTGRSEYEPDIRRLIESLKHNWNTISSQVGAGSVLDAKTYSISSIVSYGMTSPKYSYTLQRIQESMQAKRVLELGTSLGINAAIMARSFGLSHLVTIEKNQILAGIAQSNFEELKVDERIDLMYSSVEEALFLLLNKKDRFDLIYVDANHTYEATLLYYQSLNQLVSKNHGFMIFDDINWSMGMRRAWDEIKEDFDQGIVIENYQMGILIYKADLTPKQYILNF; this is encoded by the coding sequence TTGAATCTACAAACTGCTTTATTTCGAGCGTATCGTTACCTTATTTATTGGCTGCTCAAGCAGGATGAGCATGCACTTCAAGCTCCTTATATTTATTCATTTTATAGGCATGTGCTGACAACTGGTCGCTCTGAGTACGAACCTGATATCAGACGATTGATAGAATCATTGAAGCACAATTGGAATACCATTTCTAGCCAAGTGGGAGCAGGCTCTGTCTTGGACGCAAAGACCTACTCCATATCTAGTATTGTCAGCTATGGCATGACTAGTCCCAAATATTCATATACACTTCAAAGGATTCAAGAATCTATGCAAGCAAAAAGAGTACTTGAGTTAGGGACTTCTTTGGGGATCAATGCTGCAATCATGGCGAGATCTTTTGGACTAAGCCACTTGGTAACGATCGAGAAAAATCAGATTTTGGCGGGTATCGCTCAATCCAATTTTGAAGAGTTGAAAGTGGATGAGCGTATTGATTTGATGTATAGTAGTGTCGAAGAGGCTTTGTTCCTTCTGCTCAATAAAAAGGATCGGTTTGATTTGATTTATGTAGATGCCAACCATACCTATGAGGCAACTTTATTGTATTACCAAAGCTTGAATCAATTGGTATCCAAGAATCATGGTTTTATGATTTTTGATGACATCAATTGGTCAATGGGTATGCGAAGAGCGTGGGATGAAATAAAGGAGGATTTTGATCAAGGGATTGTCATTGAAAACTACCAAATGGGCATCCTTATCTATAAGGCAGACTTAACTCCCAAACAGTATATTTTAAATTTTTGA
- a CDS encoding coiled-coil domain-containing protein, whose translation MEINQKQQPKKQEAQSRKRVFIILVALVILALSVGFVYQLLQSLDLEEKNESTQQQLDAAYYELDSMSNELDTRILKIAQLGGEIDTLLQIKNQLEEEKKAFRKKAYGQINDLQEKVKGYKELLVNQDKEIERLKKMNAALLEENTELKDEANVLNESIKDLNTSRTELEKKVAVASQLKIDGMKILAVSSNGKEKDGEFKNRHIDHLKIQFDVLENHVAPIEGKNILVKITGPDSKVVFDVATGSGTFVFEGRESFYTVKKEILYDRNTQSLTFLYDKGSEYDLGKYTVEVYTDSYKMGQGSFVVK comes from the coding sequence ATGGAAATTAATCAAAAGCAGCAACCGAAAAAGCAGGAAGCACAGAGTAGAAAGAGAGTGTTCATCATTCTAGTAGCACTGGTGATATTGGCACTTTCGGTTGGGTTTGTTTATCAATTGCTTCAATCTCTGGATTTGGAGGAAAAGAATGAAAGTACTCAACAGCAGCTGGATGCAGCCTACTATGAATTAGACTCGATGAGCAATGAGTTAGATACTAGGATTTTGAAAATCGCACAATTGGGTGGAGAGATAGATACGCTTTTACAGATTAAAAACCAGTTGGAAGAGGAAAAGAAGGCTTTTAGAAAAAAGGCCTATGGTCAGATCAATGACTTGCAAGAAAAGGTGAAAGGATACAAAGAGCTTTTAGTCAATCAAGACAAGGAGATTGAGAGACTCAAGAAGATGAATGCAGCCTTGCTCGAAGAAAATACGGAATTGAAGGATGAAGCCAATGTCCTCAATGAATCTATCAAAGATCTCAATACCAGTCGCACAGAGCTAGAGAAAAAAGTAGCTGTAGCCTCCCAACTCAAAATTGACGGGATGAAAATATTGGCTGTCAGTAGCAATGGCAAAGAGAAAGATGGTGAGTTTAAGAACCGCCATATAGACCATCTAAAAATCCAATTTGATGTCTTGGAAAATCACGTTGCGCCCATAGAAGGGAAAAACATCTTGGTAAAGATCACTGGGCCTGACAGCAAAGTGGTATTTGATGTAGCAACAGGTTCTGGAACTTTTGTGTTTGAAGGTAGAGAGAGCTTTTATACAGTCAAGAAAGAAATTCTGTATGACAGAAACACACAATCATTGACATTTTTGTATGACAAAGGGTCTGAGTATGATTTAGGTAAATACACTGTAGAGGTGTACACAGACAGTTATAAAATGGGTCAAGGTTCGTTTGTTGTCAAATAA
- the apaG gene encoding Co2+/Mg2+ efflux protein ApaG, with the protein MIVTQKTKGIKVSVETEYQPKYSSPRQYHYVFTYKVIIKNESENTIQLKRRHWYIKDAAYSDREVEGEGVVGQQPILEPGQEHVYVSGCNLRSGLGKMYGTYLMERIIDGKMIEVLIPEFVMIVPERHN; encoded by the coding sequence ATGATAGTAACCCAAAAAACTAAAGGCATTAAAGTGAGTGTGGAGACAGAATACCAACCTAAGTATTCCAGTCCTCGACAGTATCACTATGTCTTTACTTACAAGGTTATCATCAAGAATGAAAGTGAGAACACCATACAACTCAAACGAAGACATTGGTATATCAAAGATGCTGCATATTCAGACCGAGAAGTTGAGGGAGAAGGTGTGGTAGGGCAACAGCCTATCTTAGAGCCGGGTCAGGAGCATGTGTACGTGTCAGGGTGTAATCTCCGCAGTGGTCTAGGCAAAATGTATGGTACCTATCTGATGGAACGAATCATTGATGGCAAAATGATCGAAGTACTCATCCCTGAGTTTGTGATGATAGTACCTGAGCGCCACAATTAA